The following proteins come from a genomic window of Gossypium raimondii isolate GPD5lz chromosome 5, ASM2569854v1, whole genome shotgun sequence:
- the LOC105770085 gene encoding allene oxide synthase 1, chloroplastic, translating to MASSSLPFTSLHPQFVSPNTKSSTTRLSSRRIRASVSEKPPVPAPAVAVPAKGETKLPLKKIPGNYGVPIVGPFKDRLDYFYNQGRDEFFKSKIQKYNSTVFRTNMPPGPFISQDPKVVALLDGKSFPVLFDVTKVEKKDLFTGTYMPSTDLTGGYRILSYLDPSEPKHARLKQLLFFLLKSRRDHVIPEFQASYSELFETLEKEVAEKGKSSFQTANDQAGFNFLSRAFFGSNPPDTKLGTDGPSLISKWVLFQLGPVLKLGLPKYVEELLIHTFPLPPALVKKDYQRLYDFFYESSGSIQDEAEKLGISREEACHNLLFATCFNSFGGMKIFFPNMLKWIGRAGIKLHNRLATEIRSAIRSNGGKLTMAAMEQMPLMKSVVYEALRIEPPVPLQYGRAKKDIVIESHDAVFQVKQGEMLFGFQPFATKDPKIFDRAEEFVGERFMGEEGEKLLKHVLWSNGPETQQPTLGNKQCAGKDFVVLMSRLLVVELFRRYDSFDIEVGKSALGAAVTVTSLKRASF from the coding sequence ATGGCATCTTCTTCTTTACCTTTTACCTCTCTTCATCCGCAATTTGTTTCACCAAACACAAAATCATCGACCACTAGGTTGTCTTCTCGGCGGATTAGAGCCTCAGTGTCGGAGAAACCACCTGTTCCAGCGCCGGCAGTGGCGGTTCCAGCAAAGGGAGAAACCAAGCTTCCATTGAAGAAAATTCCGGGGAATTATGGGGTTCCTATTGTTGGTCCATTCAAAGATCGACTTGATTATTTCTACAACCAAGGCCGAGACGagttttttaaatcaaaaatcCAGAAATACAACTCGACAGTGTTTCGGACCAACATGCCACCTGGTCCTTTCATTTCTCAAGATCCAAAGGTTGTCGCTTTACTCGACGGTAAGAGCTTCCCCGTCCTTTTCGATGTCACCAAGGTTGAAAAAAAAGACCTTTTCACCGGCACTTACATGCCTTCAACTGACCTCACCGGCGGCTACCGAATCCTCTCATATCTCGACCCTTCCGAGCCCAAACATGCTAGGCTCAAACAACTCCTCTTTTTCCTCTTGAAATCTAGGAGAGATCATGTAATCCCCGAGTTCCAAGCCTCTTACAGTGAGTTATTCGAAACGTTAGAGAAAGAAGTCGCCGAGAAAGGCAAAAGCAGCTTTCAGACAGCTAACGATCAAGCTGGGTTTAACTTCTTGAGCCGGGCTTTCTTCGGTTCAAACCCACCGGATACTAAACTAGGAACCGATGGTCCTAGTTTGATCAGTAAATGGGTACTGTTTCAACTCGGTCCGGTTCTTAAACTCGGTCTCCCAAAGTATGTTGAAGAACTCTTGATCCATACCTTCCCTCTTCCCCCGGCTTTGGTTAAAAAGGATTACCAGAGACTGTATGATTTCTTCTACGAATCATCTGGTTCCATTCAAGATGAAGCTGAGAAACTGGGTATTTCACGAGAAGAAGCTTGCCATAATCTGTTATTTGCTACGTGTTTCAATTCATTCGGTGGCATGAAGATCTTCTTCCCCAACATGCTTAAATGGATTGGCAGGGCTGGAATTAAGCTACACAATAGATTAGCAACGGAGATCAGGTCAGCCATAAGATCCAACGGTGGGAAACTCACAATGGCCGCCATGGAACAGATGCCATTAATGAAATCGGTCGTCTACGAAGCGTTACGGATCGAACCACCGGTCCCGTTACAGTACGGGAGAGCAAAGAAAGATATCGTGATAGAGAGCCACGACGCGGTGTTCCAAGTGAAACAAGGGGAGATGCTGTTCGGGTTCCAACCATTTGCAACGAAAGACCCGAAAATATTCGACAGAGCGGAGGAGTTTGTGGGGGAGAGGTTCATGGGAGAGGAGGGGGAGAAGTTGTTGAAGCACGTGCTATGGTCAAATGGACCCGAGACTCAGCAACCGACGTTGGGGAACAAACAGTGTGCAGGGAAGGATTTCGTGGTGTTGATGTCGAGGCTTTTGGTGGTGGAATTGTTTAGACGTTACGACTCGTTTGATATCGAAGTGGGTAAGTCGGCTTTGGGGGCTGCCGTTACCGTCACATCCTTGAAGAGAGCTAGTTTTTAA